A window of the Scleropages formosus chromosome 5, fSclFor1.1, whole genome shotgun sequence genome harbors these coding sequences:
- the accs gene encoding 1-aminocyclopropane-1-carboxylate synthase-like protein 1 isoform X3 — protein sequence MFTYIENRAQTKNRFLVLVLESHWERCIVGSGQVENSCGAVQLGEAFPLPPLPGASDQNMASSSVTGWSTASGPQAGGEDEGGVGDRRDGGGPGPHGQPRPRKRRRQGRGGGGGCRGRGALDEALARFLGWQREAEERLLALEEARLEREAAAEERRERLEERRAELDRQHELRLFTLFTGVLGASRRGGSADPEAPCCATERLAQSNFLSRRGNGILQHRGILQEGYNLCHEDKYDASANPSGIINMGTSENKLCDDLMSKRVSGAPLGFLRGGGSMEIVNIWVAVIISRTFSIGAASLVTPGRRWCCALDCRVTPGQHLGAPVSQRAFLISSLSFSLSGVQLMQADMLHVEPALLQYPDWKGHRFLREEVARFLSHYCKSPMPLQADNVVVMNGCGSLFSCIAAVLCDPGDGMLIPTPFYGAITEDVQLYSGVRLVHAPLDCQPGDAGGRPFQLRVEKLQEALEEATREGVTVRAVIVLNPHNPLGEIYSPQEVTDVLEFAKRHGLHAIVDEVYMLTVFDPSAEFRSVLGLSRLPDAQRTHVLWGISKDFAAAGMRVGTVYSHNKDLVAALDQMGFLHGVPGPTQHQVARLLRDREWMDRHFLPANLARLRAAHGYVAGELRDLGVPYLHRPAGFFIWADFRKYLPENTFQAEMALWRCFLKHKVLLSCGRAFWCSTPGWFRIVFSEREPSLRLGMERIKKALEEQKRLLRPLPEEHARTETGDFDMDIAGDQGTEESAAEKKASGRGAEQQGQDLGVNPLGPEERRLPDVQSAQPSVKLDALIGTLRQQIRSSDWLEKNTPELSPGEDPELFDVFADLLSRARKQ from the exons ATGTTCACATATATAGAAAATCGAGCACAGACCAAAAACAG GTTCTTGGTTCTTGTTCTGGAGAGCCATTGGgagcggtgcattgtgggaagcgGTCAAGTCGAGAACTCCTGCGGTGCAGTGCAGCTCGGTGAGgcctttcctcttcctcctcttccaggTGCCAGTGACCAGAACATGGCCAGCTCCTCGGTCACGGGGTGGTCCACGGCCTCCGGGCCCCAGGCCGGCGGCGAAGatgaggggggtgtgggggaTCGCCGGGATGGGGGCGGCCCCGGACCCCACGGGCAGCCACGTCCCCGGAAACGCCGGAGACAGGGCCGGGGCGGTGGGGGCGGATGCCGGGGGAGGGGCGCTCTGGATGAGGCGTTGGCTCGCTTTCTGGGCTGGCAGCGGGAGGCCGAGGAGCGGCTCCTGGCGCTGGAGGAAGCGCGGCTGGAGCGTGAGGCCGCCGCCGAGGAGCGCCGCGAGAGGCTGGAGGAGCGGCGGGCGGAGCTGGATCGCCAGCACGAGCTCCGCCTCTTTACCCTGTTCACCGGCGTCCTCGGCGCCTCTCGCCGCGGGGGTAGCGCCGACCCCGAAGCGCCCTGCTGCGCCACAGAAAGACTCGCGCAGAGCAACTTCCTGTCACGCCGGGGCAACGGCATCCTGCAGCACAGGGGCATCCTTCAGGAGGGGTACAACCTGTGCCATGAGGACAAGTACGATGCGAGCGCCAACCCCAGC GGCATCATCAACATGGGCACCAGTGAGAACAAGCTGTGTGACGACCTCATGTCCAAGAGGGTGAGCGGGGCTCCCTTGGGCTTCCTTCGGGGAGGGGGGTCCATGGAAATCGTGAACATCTGGGTTGCTGTGATCATCTCGAGGACCTTCAGTATCGGCGCTGCTTCTCTAGTGACTCCCGGCCGAAGATGGTGTTGTGCCTTAGACTGTAGGGTAACACCTGGTCAACATCTGGGGGCTCCTGTGTCTCAGAGAGCCTTCCtcatttcctctctctctttctctctctcgggGGTCCAGCTGATGCAGGCCGACATGCTGCACGTGGAACCTGCGTTGTTGCAGTACCCTGACTGGAAAGGCCACCGCTT CCTGAGAGAGGAAGTGGCCCGTTTCCTGTCACACTACTGCAAGTCGCCGATGCCCCTGCAAGCAGACAAC GTGGTCGTCATGAACGGTTGCGGTTCGCTCTTCTCCTGCATCGCCGCTGTGCTGTGTGACCCTGGAG ACGGGATGCTCATCCCCACGCCCTTCTATGGCGCCATCACGGAAGACGTCCAGCTGTACAGTGGCGTCAGGCTCGTCCACGCGCCGCTCGACTGCCAG CCCGGAGATGCAGGAGGTCGTCCTTTCCAACTGCGCgtggagaagctgcaggaggCCCTGGAGGAAGCGACGCGGGAG GGTGTGACCGTCAGAGCCGTCATCGTGTTGAACCCCCATAACCCGCTCGGAGAGATCTACTCCCCCCAGGAGGTGACTGACGTCCTCGAGTTTGCCAAGAG ACACGGGCTGCACGCCATCGTGGATGAGGTGTACATGCTGACCGTGTTTGACCCGTCGGCCGAGTTCCGCAGCGTCCTCGGTCTCAGCAG GTTGCCTGACGCCCAGCGGACCCATGTGCTCTGGGGCATCAGTAAg GACTTTGCCGCGGCTGGGATGCGCGTGGGAACCGTGTACTCGCACAACAAGGACCTCGTGGCTGCTCTGGACCAGATGGGCTTCCTGCACGGCGTCCCAGGGCCCACGCAGCACCAGGTGGCGCGCCTGCTGCGGGACAGGG AGTGGATGGACCGCCACTTCCTGCCGGCTAACCTGGCCAGGCTGCGGGCGGCGCACGGCTACGTAGCCGGGGAGCTGCGTGACCTCGGGGTGCCGTACCTGCACCGGCCTGCTGGCTTCTTCATATGGGCCGACTTCAGGAAG TACCTGCCGGAGAACACGTTCCAGGCAGAGATGGCGCTCTGGAGATGCTTCCTGAAGCACAAGGTGCTGCTGAGCTGTGGACGGGCCTTCTGGTGCAGCACGCCGGGCTGGTTTCGCATCGTCTTCTCTGAGCGAGAGCCCAGCCTGAGACTCG GGATGGAAAGGATTAAAAAGGCTCTGGAGGAACAGAAGCGGCTGCTGAGGCCTCTGCCAGAAGAGCACGCGAGGACAGAGACGGGGGACTTTGACATGGACATCGCAGGAGACCAGGGGACGGAGGAAAGTGCGGCTGAGAAGAAGGCGTCAGGCCGGGGGGCGGAGCAGCAGGGCCAGGACCTGGGCGTGAACCCGCTGGGCCCCGAGGAGCGTCGACTGCCGGACGTCCAGAGCGCTCAGCCGTCCGTGAAGCTGGACGCGCTCATCGGCACGCTGCGGCAGCAGATCCGCTCCTCCGACTGGCTGGAGAAAAACACCCCGGAGCTGTCTCCGGGCGAGGACCCCGAGCTCTTCGACGTGTTCGCCGACCTGTTGAGCCGAGCAAGAAAGCAGTGA
- the accs gene encoding 1-aminocyclopropane-1-carboxylate synthase-like protein 1 isoform X1 produces the protein MEGPRMDFRGKRYERGSNWSDPEVLELLQLWADESVQLELESCLRNQHVFNRIAEVLRAKGILRTGDQCREKIKKMKLEYRRMKESHRTLRRGRAWKFYEVMDRVLANRPSVSYSSLGGAVIAHQVLQGAGAAASDAFRVHSLPPGGFLFGPAAKQADLLEIKSEDVESEDGLMGCDPPSVSAPPPQLLYHVGSEDDEEGGDEEDDDEEGGENNNEEARGAARLEQGDMGRGQRPPNVGFSPSGASDQNMASSSVTGWSTASGPQAGGEDEGGVGDRRDGGGPGPHGQPRPRKRRRQGRGGGGGCRGRGALDEALARFLGWQREAEERLLALEEARLEREAAAEERRERLEERRAELDRQHELRLFTLFTGVLGASRRGGSADPEAPCCATERLAQSNFLSRRGNGILQHRGILQEGYNLCHEDKYDASANPSGIINMGTSENKLCDDLMSKRVSGAPLGFLRGGGSMEIVNIWVAVIISRTFSIGAASLVTPGRRWCCALDCRVTPGQHLGAPVSQRAFLISSLSFSLSGVQLMQADMLHVEPALLQYPDWKGHRFLREEVARFLSHYCKSPMPLQADNVVVMNGCGSLFSCIAAVLCDPGDGMLIPTPFYGAITEDVQLYSGVRLVHAPLDCQPGDAGGRPFQLRVEKLQEALEEATREGVTVRAVIVLNPHNPLGEIYSPQEVTDVLEFAKRHGLHAIVDEVYMLTVFDPSAEFRSVLGLSRLPDAQRTHVLWGISKDFAAAGMRVGTVYSHNKDLVAALDQMGFLHGVPGPTQHQVARLLRDREWMDRHFLPANLARLRAAHGYVAGELRDLGVPYLHRPAGFFIWADFRKYLPENTFQAEMALWRCFLKHKVLLSCGRAFWCSTPGWFRIVFSEREPSLRLGMERIKKALEEQKRLLRPLPEEHARTETGDFDMDIAGDQGTEESAAEKKASGRGAEQQGQDLGVNPLGPEERRLPDVQSAQPSVKLDALIGTLRQQIRSSDWLEKNTPELSPGEDPELFDVFADLLSRARKQ, from the exons ATGGAGGGCCCCCGCATGGATTTCCGCGGCAAGAGGTACGAGCGCGGCAGCAACTGGTCGGACCCCGaggtgctggagctgctgcagctgtgggcCGACGAGTCCGTGCAGCTGGAGCTCGAGAGCTGCCTGCGCAACCAGCACGTGTTCAACCGCATCGCCGAGGTGCTGCGCGCCAAGGGCATCCTGCGCACGGGCGACCAGTGCCGCGAGAAGATCAAGAAGATGAAGCTCGAGTACCGGCGCATGAAGGAGAGCCACAGGACGCTGCGCCGGGGCCGCGCGTGGAAGTTCTACGAGGTGATGGACCGCGTGCTGGCGAACCGGCCCTCGGTGTCCTACTCGTCCCTCGGGGGGGCCGTGATCGCTCATCAGGTgctgcagggagccggagccgccGCTTCGGACGCGTTCCGCGTGCACAGCCTGCCCCCCGGCGGCTTCCTGTTCGGACCCGCGGCTAAGCAGGCGGACCTCTTGGAGATCAAGTCCGAGGACGTGGAATCCGAGGACGGGCTGATGGGATGCGACCCCCCGTCGGTCTCGGCGCCCCCACCGCAGCTGCTCTACCACGTCGGGTCGGAGGACGACGAGGAGGGGGGGGAcgaggaggacgacgacgaggaggggggggagaatAATAATGAGGAGGCGCGTGGAGCCGCGCGGCTCGAGCAGGGGGACATGGGGAGGGGACAGCGCCCCCCCAACGTGGGCTTCTCCCCCTCAG gTGCCAGTGACCAGAACATGGCCAGCTCCTCGGTCACGGGGTGGTCCACGGCCTCCGGGCCCCAGGCCGGCGGCGAAGatgaggggggtgtgggggaTCGCCGGGATGGGGGCGGCCCCGGACCCCACGGGCAGCCACGTCCCCGGAAACGCCGGAGACAGGGCCGGGGCGGTGGGGGCGGATGCCGGGGGAGGGGCGCTCTGGATGAGGCGTTGGCTCGCTTTCTGGGCTGGCAGCGGGAGGCCGAGGAGCGGCTCCTGGCGCTGGAGGAAGCGCGGCTGGAGCGTGAGGCCGCCGCCGAGGAGCGCCGCGAGAGGCTGGAGGAGCGGCGGGCGGAGCTGGATCGCCAGCACGAGCTCCGCCTCTTTACCCTGTTCACCGGCGTCCTCGGCGCCTCTCGCCGCGGGGGTAGCGCCGACCCCGAAGCGCCCTGCTGCGCCACAGAAAGACTCGCGCAGAGCAACTTCCTGTCACGCCGGGGCAACGGCATCCTGCAGCACAGGGGCATCCTTCAGGAGGGGTACAACCTGTGCCATGAGGACAAGTACGATGCGAGCGCCAACCCCAGC GGCATCATCAACATGGGCACCAGTGAGAACAAGCTGTGTGACGACCTCATGTCCAAGAGGGTGAGCGGGGCTCCCTTGGGCTTCCTTCGGGGAGGGGGGTCCATGGAAATCGTGAACATCTGGGTTGCTGTGATCATCTCGAGGACCTTCAGTATCGGCGCTGCTTCTCTAGTGACTCCCGGCCGAAGATGGTGTTGTGCCTTAGACTGTAGGGTAACACCTGGTCAACATCTGGGGGCTCCTGTGTCTCAGAGAGCCTTCCtcatttcctctctctctttctctctctcgggGGTCCAGCTGATGCAGGCCGACATGCTGCACGTGGAACCTGCGTTGTTGCAGTACCCTGACTGGAAAGGCCACCGCTT CCTGAGAGAGGAAGTGGCCCGTTTCCTGTCACACTACTGCAAGTCGCCGATGCCCCTGCAAGCAGACAAC GTGGTCGTCATGAACGGTTGCGGTTCGCTCTTCTCCTGCATCGCCGCTGTGCTGTGTGACCCTGGAG ACGGGATGCTCATCCCCACGCCCTTCTATGGCGCCATCACGGAAGACGTCCAGCTGTACAGTGGCGTCAGGCTCGTCCACGCGCCGCTCGACTGCCAG CCCGGAGATGCAGGAGGTCGTCCTTTCCAACTGCGCgtggagaagctgcaggaggCCCTGGAGGAAGCGACGCGGGAG GGTGTGACCGTCAGAGCCGTCATCGTGTTGAACCCCCATAACCCGCTCGGAGAGATCTACTCCCCCCAGGAGGTGACTGACGTCCTCGAGTTTGCCAAGAG ACACGGGCTGCACGCCATCGTGGATGAGGTGTACATGCTGACCGTGTTTGACCCGTCGGCCGAGTTCCGCAGCGTCCTCGGTCTCAGCAG GTTGCCTGACGCCCAGCGGACCCATGTGCTCTGGGGCATCAGTAAg GACTTTGCCGCGGCTGGGATGCGCGTGGGAACCGTGTACTCGCACAACAAGGACCTCGTGGCTGCTCTGGACCAGATGGGCTTCCTGCACGGCGTCCCAGGGCCCACGCAGCACCAGGTGGCGCGCCTGCTGCGGGACAGGG AGTGGATGGACCGCCACTTCCTGCCGGCTAACCTGGCCAGGCTGCGGGCGGCGCACGGCTACGTAGCCGGGGAGCTGCGTGACCTCGGGGTGCCGTACCTGCACCGGCCTGCTGGCTTCTTCATATGGGCCGACTTCAGGAAG TACCTGCCGGAGAACACGTTCCAGGCAGAGATGGCGCTCTGGAGATGCTTCCTGAAGCACAAGGTGCTGCTGAGCTGTGGACGGGCCTTCTGGTGCAGCACGCCGGGCTGGTTTCGCATCGTCTTCTCTGAGCGAGAGCCCAGCCTGAGACTCG GGATGGAAAGGATTAAAAAGGCTCTGGAGGAACAGAAGCGGCTGCTGAGGCCTCTGCCAGAAGAGCACGCGAGGACAGAGACGGGGGACTTTGACATGGACATCGCAGGAGACCAGGGGACGGAGGAAAGTGCGGCTGAGAAGAAGGCGTCAGGCCGGGGGGCGGAGCAGCAGGGCCAGGACCTGGGCGTGAACCCGCTGGGCCCCGAGGAGCGTCGACTGCCGGACGTCCAGAGCGCTCAGCCGTCCGTGAAGCTGGACGCGCTCATCGGCACGCTGCGGCAGCAGATCCGCTCCTCCGACTGGCTGGAGAAAAACACCCCGGAGCTGTCTCCGGGCGAGGACCCCGAGCTCTTCGACGTGTTCGCCGACCTGTTGAGCCGAGCAAGAAAGCAGTGA
- the accs gene encoding 1-aminocyclopropane-1-carboxylate synthase-like protein 1 isoform X2, producing MEGPRMDFRGKRYERGSNWSDPEVLELLQLWADESVQLELESCLRNQHVFNRIAEVLRAKGILRTGDQCREKIKKMKLEYRRMKESHRTLRRGRAWKFYEVMDRVLANRPSVSYSSLGGAVIAHQVLQGAGAAASDAFRVHSLPPGGFLFGPAAKQADLLEIKSEDVESEDGLMGCDPPSVSAPPPQLLYHVGSEDDEEGGDEEDDDEEGGENNNEEARGAARLEQGDMGRGQRPPNVGFSPSGASDQNMASSSVTGWSTASGPQAGGEDEGGVGDRRDGGGPGPHGQPRPRKRRRQGRGGGGGCRGRGALDEALARFLGWQREAEERLLALEEARLEREAAAEERRERLEERRAELDRQHELRLFTLFTGVLGASRRGGSADPEAPCCATERLAQSNFLSRRGNGILQHRGILQEGYNLCHEDKYDASANPSGIINMGTSENKLCDDLMSKRLMQADMLHVEPALLQYPDWKGHRFLREEVARFLSHYCKSPMPLQADNVVVMNGCGSLFSCIAAVLCDPGDGMLIPTPFYGAITEDVQLYSGVRLVHAPLDCQPGDAGGRPFQLRVEKLQEALEEATREGVTVRAVIVLNPHNPLGEIYSPQEVTDVLEFAKRHGLHAIVDEVYMLTVFDPSAEFRSVLGLSRLPDAQRTHVLWGISKDFAAAGMRVGTVYSHNKDLVAALDQMGFLHGVPGPTQHQVARLLRDREWMDRHFLPANLARLRAAHGYVAGELRDLGVPYLHRPAGFFIWADFRKYLPENTFQAEMALWRCFLKHKVLLSCGRAFWCSTPGWFRIVFSEREPSLRLGMERIKKALEEQKRLLRPLPEEHARTETGDFDMDIAGDQGTEESAAEKKASGRGAEQQGQDLGVNPLGPEERRLPDVQSAQPSVKLDALIGTLRQQIRSSDWLEKNTPELSPGEDPELFDVFADLLSRARKQ from the exons ATGGAGGGCCCCCGCATGGATTTCCGCGGCAAGAGGTACGAGCGCGGCAGCAACTGGTCGGACCCCGaggtgctggagctgctgcagctgtgggcCGACGAGTCCGTGCAGCTGGAGCTCGAGAGCTGCCTGCGCAACCAGCACGTGTTCAACCGCATCGCCGAGGTGCTGCGCGCCAAGGGCATCCTGCGCACGGGCGACCAGTGCCGCGAGAAGATCAAGAAGATGAAGCTCGAGTACCGGCGCATGAAGGAGAGCCACAGGACGCTGCGCCGGGGCCGCGCGTGGAAGTTCTACGAGGTGATGGACCGCGTGCTGGCGAACCGGCCCTCGGTGTCCTACTCGTCCCTCGGGGGGGCCGTGATCGCTCATCAGGTgctgcagggagccggagccgccGCTTCGGACGCGTTCCGCGTGCACAGCCTGCCCCCCGGCGGCTTCCTGTTCGGACCCGCGGCTAAGCAGGCGGACCTCTTGGAGATCAAGTCCGAGGACGTGGAATCCGAGGACGGGCTGATGGGATGCGACCCCCCGTCGGTCTCGGCGCCCCCACCGCAGCTGCTCTACCACGTCGGGTCGGAGGACGACGAGGAGGGGGGGGAcgaggaggacgacgacgaggaggggggggagaatAATAATGAGGAGGCGCGTGGAGCCGCGCGGCTCGAGCAGGGGGACATGGGGAGGGGACAGCGCCCCCCCAACGTGGGCTTCTCCCCCTCAG gTGCCAGTGACCAGAACATGGCCAGCTCCTCGGTCACGGGGTGGTCCACGGCCTCCGGGCCCCAGGCCGGCGGCGAAGatgaggggggtgtgggggaTCGCCGGGATGGGGGCGGCCCCGGACCCCACGGGCAGCCACGTCCCCGGAAACGCCGGAGACAGGGCCGGGGCGGTGGGGGCGGATGCCGGGGGAGGGGCGCTCTGGATGAGGCGTTGGCTCGCTTTCTGGGCTGGCAGCGGGAGGCCGAGGAGCGGCTCCTGGCGCTGGAGGAAGCGCGGCTGGAGCGTGAGGCCGCCGCCGAGGAGCGCCGCGAGAGGCTGGAGGAGCGGCGGGCGGAGCTGGATCGCCAGCACGAGCTCCGCCTCTTTACCCTGTTCACCGGCGTCCTCGGCGCCTCTCGCCGCGGGGGTAGCGCCGACCCCGAAGCGCCCTGCTGCGCCACAGAAAGACTCGCGCAGAGCAACTTCCTGTCACGCCGGGGCAACGGCATCCTGCAGCACAGGGGCATCCTTCAGGAGGGGTACAACCTGTGCCATGAGGACAAGTACGATGCGAGCGCCAACCCCAGC GGCATCATCAACATGGGCACCAGTGAGAACAAGCTGTGTGACGACCTCATGTCCAAGAGG CTGATGCAGGCCGACATGCTGCACGTGGAACCTGCGTTGTTGCAGTACCCTGACTGGAAAGGCCACCGCTT CCTGAGAGAGGAAGTGGCCCGTTTCCTGTCACACTACTGCAAGTCGCCGATGCCCCTGCAAGCAGACAAC GTGGTCGTCATGAACGGTTGCGGTTCGCTCTTCTCCTGCATCGCCGCTGTGCTGTGTGACCCTGGAG ACGGGATGCTCATCCCCACGCCCTTCTATGGCGCCATCACGGAAGACGTCCAGCTGTACAGTGGCGTCAGGCTCGTCCACGCGCCGCTCGACTGCCAG CCCGGAGATGCAGGAGGTCGTCCTTTCCAACTGCGCgtggagaagctgcaggaggCCCTGGAGGAAGCGACGCGGGAG GGTGTGACCGTCAGAGCCGTCATCGTGTTGAACCCCCATAACCCGCTCGGAGAGATCTACTCCCCCCAGGAGGTGACTGACGTCCTCGAGTTTGCCAAGAG ACACGGGCTGCACGCCATCGTGGATGAGGTGTACATGCTGACCGTGTTTGACCCGTCGGCCGAGTTCCGCAGCGTCCTCGGTCTCAGCAG GTTGCCTGACGCCCAGCGGACCCATGTGCTCTGGGGCATCAGTAAg GACTTTGCCGCGGCTGGGATGCGCGTGGGAACCGTGTACTCGCACAACAAGGACCTCGTGGCTGCTCTGGACCAGATGGGCTTCCTGCACGGCGTCCCAGGGCCCACGCAGCACCAGGTGGCGCGCCTGCTGCGGGACAGGG AGTGGATGGACCGCCACTTCCTGCCGGCTAACCTGGCCAGGCTGCGGGCGGCGCACGGCTACGTAGCCGGGGAGCTGCGTGACCTCGGGGTGCCGTACCTGCACCGGCCTGCTGGCTTCTTCATATGGGCCGACTTCAGGAAG TACCTGCCGGAGAACACGTTCCAGGCAGAGATGGCGCTCTGGAGATGCTTCCTGAAGCACAAGGTGCTGCTGAGCTGTGGACGGGCCTTCTGGTGCAGCACGCCGGGCTGGTTTCGCATCGTCTTCTCTGAGCGAGAGCCCAGCCTGAGACTCG GGATGGAAAGGATTAAAAAGGCTCTGGAGGAACAGAAGCGGCTGCTGAGGCCTCTGCCAGAAGAGCACGCGAGGACAGAGACGGGGGACTTTGACATGGACATCGCAGGAGACCAGGGGACGGAGGAAAGTGCGGCTGAGAAGAAGGCGTCAGGCCGGGGGGCGGAGCAGCAGGGCCAGGACCTGGGCGTGAACCCGCTGGGCCCCGAGGAGCGTCGACTGCCGGACGTCCAGAGCGCTCAGCCGTCCGTGAAGCTGGACGCGCTCATCGGCACGCTGCGGCAGCAGATCCGCTCCTCCGACTGGCTGGAGAAAAACACCCCGGAGCTGTCTCCGGGCGAGGACCCCGAGCTCTTCGACGTGTTCGCCGACCTGTTGAGCCGAGCAAGAAAGCAGTGA
- the LOC108942396 gene encoding uncharacterized protein LOC108942396 → MKDLSGTGRAKTMILPETHTPAGRFRLAQSAVGLVGCACVIYAVWMPHWLGDQGLWTRSNDTALDADQTRGSFLEEAECVFAVLSSLMGLSAGALCLVFGLCWTSQTVRSYSNTRSLLMVGQALYPTTLLLITLVPTGFFFLLCWSLFTHQHWTEISADPGQLGFCYWLGAVGLVLLLAVLPVIFLVEQCVVPDPLPELKRAYETLWCTPLPGYGLHSLSDSDNHYGDDFIRGHPGYLSFP, encoded by the exons ATGAAGGACCTGTCAGGAACCGGGAGAG CGAAGACAATGATCCTGCCAGAGACCCACACCCCCGCGGGACGGTTCCGCTTGGCTCAGTCAGCCGTCGGTCTCGTCGGCTGTGCCTGCGTGATCTACGCCGTGTGGATGCCGCATTGGCTCGGGGACCAGGGCCTTTGGACCCGGAGCAATGACACCGCCCTGGATGCGGATCAGACTAGAGGGTCCTTCTTAGAAG AGGCGGAGTGTGTGTTTGCCGTACTCTCCTCCCTCATGGGCCTGAGCGCCGGGGCGCTGTGCCTGGTCTTTGGTCTTTGCTGGACGTCACAGACGGTACGCTCCTACTCCAACACGCGCTCCCTTCTCATGGTGGGCCAGGCGCTGTATCCCACTACCCTCCTGCTCATCACACTGGTCCCCACAG GGTTTTTCTTCCTGCTCTGCTGGTCCCTCTTCACCCATCAGCACTGGACGGAGATCAGTGCCGACCCCGGTCAGCTGGGCTTCTGCTATTGGCTCGGTGCAGTGGGACTGGTTTTACTCCTAGCTGTGCTACCTGTGATCTTTTTGGTGGAACAGTGCGTGGTCCCGGACCCTCTGCCGGAGCTGAAGAGGGCCTACGAGACACTGTGGTGTACCCCTCTGCCAGGCTATGGGCTGCACTCCCTCAGCGACAGCGATAACCACTATGGAGATGACTTTATAAGGGGACACCCAGGGTACCTGTCCTTCCCGTGA